A window from Chrysemys picta bellii isolate R12L10 chromosome 20, ASM1138683v2, whole genome shotgun sequence encodes these proteins:
- the LOC135972079 gene encoding phospholipase A2 inhibitor and Ly6/PLAUR domain-containing protein-like: MPLTCFYCKSGESCFHNLPQICSSPQDACIIVQEHNTLAFQSSMWNGGTYQSCANSRQSLTGFLAFYFGATVTVEIRSEICKTNDCNAHLMPIRQAISNIRNGLQCPACYAPGFESYESTGGADQCAVVVGMLAQGGVAIPFAGWGCATRAACGIKTLESGVFTYKLTNVQCSPAPKAQTSSATRTLAWGPFILGSIVPRVPLFLPALLGLCLC; this comes from the exons ATGCCTCTGACCTGTTTCTATTGCAAATCTGGAGAAAGctgtttccacaacctcccccagATCTGCTCCTCTCCCCAGGACGCCTGCATCATCGTTCAAGAACACAACACGCTCG CCTTTCAGTCTAGCATGTGGAATGGAGGCACGTACCAGTCCTGCGCCAACTCCCGCCAGAGCCTCACAGGCTTCCTGGCTTTTTACTTCGGGGCCACAGTGACCGTGGAGATCAGGTCGGAAATTTGCAAGACCAACGACTGCAACGCCCATTTAATGCCCATCA GGCAGGCTATCAGCAACATCCGCAATGGCCTGCAATGCCCGGCCTGCTACGCCCCGGGCTTTGAGAGCTATGAGAGCACTGGAGGTGCCGACCAATGTGCTGTCGTCGTCGGGATGCTGGCGCAAG GTGGTGTTGCGATCCCGTTTGCAGGCTGGGGCTGCGCTACCCGGGCGGCCTGCGGCATCAAGACGCTGGAATCGGGGGTGTTCACCTACAAACTGACCAATGTCCAATGCAGCCCAGCGCCCAAAGCGCAGACCAGCAGCGCCACCCGGACTCTGGCTTGGGGTCCCTTCATCCTGGGCAGCATCGTACCCCGGGTGCCCCTTTTCCTCCCTGCTCTTCTGGGGCTAtgcctctgctaa
- the LOC103307093 gene encoding carcinoembryonic antigen-related cell adhesion molecule 16-like isoform X1 has translation MGTLPASRNLPGPYSAWMVLILAASALSSSLQPAQARDGLTIRREPATLDVGGDMTLVVLGIDQTLLVCSWYRGAEAGIAANWILSYAPSATPQKFYGPAHTGRETVGPGCSLHITGLRGTDAGSYTLTVQGPGYNQAISMSVSFSARPVPWFLAVVVGVPLAVLVCVALLVTFIVCKRRRGSGTSNLIEPPGERTGIVPK, from the exons ATGGGGACTCTCCCCGCTAGCCGGAACCTACCCGGCCCATACAGCGCATGGATGGTTCTAATCCTGGCAG CCTCCGCCCTGAGCTCCTCCCTCCAGCCGGCGCAAGCCCGGGACGGACTCACCATCAGGCGGGAACCGGCGACCCTTGACGTGGGCGGGGACATGACCCTGGTCGTGCTGGGCATCGACCAGACCCTCCTGGTCTGCAGCTGGTACCGAGGGGCAGAAGCCGGCATCGCCGCAAACTGGATCCTCAGCTACGCCCCGTCCGCCACCCCCCAGAAATTCTACGGCCCGGCCCACACGGGGCGGGAGACGGTGGggcctggctgctccctgcacaTCACAGGGCTCAGGGGCACCGACGCCGGCAGCTACACCCTGACTGTACAGGGTCCTGGGTACAACCAGGCCATCTCCATGAGTGTCTCCTTCTCCG cccgACCAGTCCCCTGGTTCCTGGCTGTCGTCGTGGGAGTGCCGTTGGCAGTTCTGGTGTGTGTGGCCCTGCTGGTGACTTTTATCGTGTGTAAGAGACGTCGCGGCTCAG GTACCAGCAACCTGATCGAACCCCCCGGGGAGAGAACAGGGATCGTTCCAAAGTAG
- the LOC103307093 gene encoding carcinoembryonic antigen-related cell adhesion molecule 16-like isoform X2 yields MTLVVLGIDQTLLVCSWYRGAEAGIAANWILSYAPSATPQKFYGPAHTGRETVGPGCSLHITGLRGTDAGSYTLTVQGPGYNQAISMSVSFSARPVPWFLAVVVGVPLAVLVCVALLVTFIVCKRRRGSGTSNLIEPPGERTGIVPK; encoded by the exons ATGACCCTGGTCGTGCTGGGCATCGACCAGACCCTCCTGGTCTGCAGCTGGTACCGAGGGGCAGAAGCCGGCATCGCCGCAAACTGGATCCTCAGCTACGCCCCGTCCGCCACCCCCCAGAAATTCTACGGCCCGGCCCACACGGGGCGGGAGACGGTGGggcctggctgctccctgcacaTCACAGGGCTCAGGGGCACCGACGCCGGCAGCTACACCCTGACTGTACAGGGTCCTGGGTACAACCAGGCCATCTCCATGAGTGTCTCCTTCTCCG cccgACCAGTCCCCTGGTTCCTGGCTGTCGTCGTGGGAGTGCCGTTGGCAGTTCTGGTGTGTGTGGCCCTGCTGGTGACTTTTATCGTGTGTAAGAGACGTCGCGGCTCAG GTACCAGCAACCTGATCGAACCCCCCGGGGAGAGAACAGGGATCGTTCCAAAGTAG
- the LOC101942009 gene encoding phospholipase A2 inhibitor and Ly6/PLAUR domain-containing protein-like isoform X2: MMKVLVTLCVLGALQATAAAQNETGTPLACFYCKSGQSCHTVPQTCSPPQDACIIVQEHNTLGAENSGTYQSCADSRQSLTGFLAFYFGAKVAVEIRSEICKSGDCSAESTPSRRAISNVPNGLQCPACYAPGFESCESDGNLRCTGGADQCAVVVGTLAQGAVAIPFAGRGCATRAACGIKTLESGVFTYKLTNVQCSPAPKAQTSSATRTLAWGPFTLGSIVPRVPLFLPALLGLCLC, encoded by the exons ATGATGAAAGTGCTCGTCACCCTCTGTGTCCTCGGCGCTCTCCAAGCGACCGCAGCAGCTCAGAACGAAACGG GGACGCCTCTGGCCTGTTTCTATTGCAAATCTGGGCAAAGCTGTCACACCGTCCCCCAgacctgctccccgccccaggaCGCCTGCATCATCGTTCAAGAACACAACACGCTCG GCGCAGAGAATTCGGGCACGTACCAGTCCTGCGCCGACTCCCGCCAGAGCCTCACGGGCTTCCTGGCTTTTTACTTCGGGGCCAAGGTGGCCGTGGAGATCCGGTCGGAGATTTGCAAGAGCGGTGACTGCAGTGCCGAGTCCACGCCCTCCA GGCGGGCTATCAGCAACGTCCCCAACGGGCTGCAGTGCCCGGCCTGCTACGCCCCGGGCTTCGAGAGCTGCGAGAGCGACGGGAACCTGCGCTGCACGGGAGGTGCTGACCAATGTGCTGTCGTCGTCGGGACGCTGGCGCAAG GTGCGGTTGCGATCCCGTTTGCAGGCCGGGGCTGCGCTACCCGGGCGGCCTGCGGCATCAAGACGCTGGAATCGGGGGTGTTCACCTACAAACTGACCAATGTCCAATGCAGCCCAGCGCCCAAAGCGCAGACCAGCAGCGCCACCCGGACTCTGGCCTGGGGTCCCTTCACCCTGGGCAGCATCGTCCCCCGGGTCCCCCTTTTCCTCCCTGCCCTTCTGGGGCTAtgcctctgctaa
- the LOC101942009 gene encoding phospholipase A2 inhibitor and Ly6/PLAUR domain-containing protein-like isoform X1, with product MVSCAGTDQSFCEEIGARRTHRGMGPKQTAADDGESCVDAPLFWTPLACFYCKSGQSCHTVPQTCSPPQDACIIVQEHNTLGAENSGTYQSCADSRQSLTGFLAFYFGAKVAVEIRSEICKSGDCSAESTPSRRAISNVPNGLQCPACYAPGFESCESDGNLRCTGGADQCAVVVGTLAQGAVAIPFAGRGCATRAACGIKTLESGVFTYKLTNVQCSPAPKAQTSSATRTLAWGPFTLGSIVPRVPLFLPALLGLCLC from the exons ATGGTGTCGTGTGCGGGCACCGATCAGAGCTTCTGTGAAGAGATCGGTGCACGGAGAACTCACAGGGGAATGGGCCCGAAGCAAACAGCTGCAGATGATGGTGAAAGCTGTGTTGATGCACCCCTGTTTT GGACGCCTCTGGCCTGTTTCTATTGCAAATCTGGGCAAAGCTGTCACACCGTCCCCCAgacctgctccccgccccaggaCGCCTGCATCATCGTTCAAGAACACAACACGCTCG GCGCAGAGAATTCGGGCACGTACCAGTCCTGCGCCGACTCCCGCCAGAGCCTCACGGGCTTCCTGGCTTTTTACTTCGGGGCCAAGGTGGCCGTGGAGATCCGGTCGGAGATTTGCAAGAGCGGTGACTGCAGTGCCGAGTCCACGCCCTCCA GGCGGGCTATCAGCAACGTCCCCAACGGGCTGCAGTGCCCGGCCTGCTACGCCCCGGGCTTCGAGAGCTGCGAGAGCGACGGGAACCTGCGCTGCACGGGAGGTGCTGACCAATGTGCTGTCGTCGTCGGGACGCTGGCGCAAG GTGCGGTTGCGATCCCGTTTGCAGGCCGGGGCTGCGCTACCCGGGCGGCCTGCGGCATCAAGACGCTGGAATCGGGGGTGTTCACCTACAAACTGACCAATGTCCAATGCAGCCCAGCGCCCAAAGCGCAGACCAGCAGCGCCACCCGGACTCTGGCCTGGGGTCCCTTCACCCTGGGCAGCATCGTCCCCCGGGTCCCCCTTTTCCTCCCTGCCCTTCTGGGGCTAtgcctctgctaa